A stretch of Helicobacter pylori DNA encodes these proteins:
- the tsf gene encoding translation elongation factor Ts, producing MSGISAQLVKKLRDLTDAGMMDCKKALVEVAGDLQKAIDFLREKGLSKAAKKADRIAAEGVVALEVAPDFKSAMMVEINSETDFVAKNEGFKELVKKTLETIKAHNIHTPEELLKSPLDNKPFEEYLHSQIAVIGENILVRKIAHLKAPSSHIINGYAHSNARVGVLITMKYNNEKNAPKVVELARNIAMHAAAMKPQVLDCKDFSLDFVKKETLALIAEIEKDNEEAKRLGKPLKNIPTFGSRIELSDEVLAHQKKAFEDELKAQGKPEKIWDKIVPGKMERFIADNTLIDQRLTLLGQFYVMDDKKTIAQVIADCSKEWDDDLKITEYARFELGEGIEKKAENFAEEVALQMK from the coding sequence ATGTCAGGAATTAGCGCTCAATTAGTCAAAAAATTAAGGGATTTAACCGATGCGGGCATGATGGATTGCAAAAAAGCCCTTGTAGAAGTGGCTGGGGATTTGCAAAAGGCCATTGATTTCTTGCGCGAAAAAGGCTTGAGTAAAGCCGCTAAAAAGGCCGATAGGATCGCTGCTGAGGGCGTAGTCGCTTTAGAAGTTGCGCCTGATTTTAAAAGCGCAATGATGGTGGAAATCAATAGCGAAACGGATTTTGTGGCTAAAAATGAGGGCTTTAAGGAATTGGTTAAAAAAACTTTAGAAACGATCAAAGCCCATAACATTCATACCCCAGAAGAACTGCTTAAAAGCCCGTTAGACAACAAGCCTTTTGAAGAATATTTGCACTCTCAAATCGCTGTGATTGGTGAAAACATTTTAGTGAGGAAAATCGCTCATTTAAAAGCCCCTAGCTCTCATATCATCAATGGTTATGCGCATTCTAACGCCAGAGTGGGCGTGCTAATCACCATGAAATACAATAACGAGAAAAACGCTCCAAAAGTGGTTGAATTAGCCCGAAACATCGCTATGCATGCCGCAGCGATGAAACCTCAAGTGCTAGATTGCAAAGACTTTAGCCTTGATTTTGTCAAAAAAGAAACTTTAGCCTTGATCGCTGAAATTGAAAAAGACAATGAAGAGGCTAAACGCTTGGGCAAACCTTTGAAAAATATCCCCACTTTTGGGAGCCGCATTGAATTGAGCGATGAAGTTTTAGCACACCAAAAAAAAGCTTTTGAAGACGAATTAAAAGCACAAGGCAAGCCTGAAAAAATCTGGGATAAAATCGTTCCTGGAAAAATGGAAAGATTTATCGCTGATAACACCCTTATTGATCAACGCCTGACCCTTTTAGGGCAATTCTATGTCATGGACGATAAAAAAACTATCGCTCAAGTCATCGCTGATTGTTCCAAAGAGTGGGATGATGATTTAAAAATCACTGAGTATGCGCGTTTTGAATTGGGCGAAGGCATTGAGAAAAAGGCAGAAAATTTCGCTGAAGAAGTGGCTTTGCAAATGAAGTGA
- the rpsB gene encoding 30S ribosomal protein S2 — protein sequence MVTMKDLLECGVHFGHQTRRWNPKTKKFIFGVRKNIHIIDLQKTLRYFRYTYNIVRDASAQGKSIMFVGTKKQANETLKEFAESIQVPYVNYRWLGGMLTNFSTIRKSVRKLEIIEEMENSGQIDLLTKKEKLMILRKKEKLDKYLGGVRHMKKIPDMIFVIDVAKEKIAVAEARKLHIPIVAPLDTNCDPDLVDYPIPGNDDAIRSIRLFCKEMSEAILEGRELMQEEIVHADENSEEIEFVSNEEKEEMLAEIQKEITQGAE from the coding sequence ATGGTAACCATGAAAGATTTATTAGAATGCGGTGTGCATTTTGGACACCAAACAAGGCGTTGGAACCCTAAAACCAAAAAATTCATTTTTGGCGTTAGGAAAAATATCCATATTATTGATTTGCAAAAAACCTTGCGCTATTTTAGATACACCTATAATATCGTGCGCGATGCGAGCGCTCAAGGCAAGAGCATCATGTTTGTAGGCACTAAAAAACAAGCCAATGAGACTTTGAAAGAATTTGCTGAAAGCATTCAAGTCCCTTATGTCAATTACCGCTGGCTTGGTGGCATGCTGACTAATTTTAGCACCATTAGAAAATCGGTTAGGAAATTAGAAATCATTGAAGAAATGGAAAATAGCGGTCAAATTGATCTATTGACTAAAAAAGAAAAGCTCATGATTTTAAGGAAAAAAGAAAAGCTGGACAAGTATCTTGGCGGGGTGCGCCACATGAAAAAAATCCCTGATATGATTTTTGTGATTGATGTGGCTAAAGAAAAAATCGCTGTCGCTGAAGCAAGGAAACTCCATATCCCTATCGTGGCCCCCTTAGACACTAACTGCGACCCTGATTTAGTGGATTACCCCATTCCTGGAAATGACGATGCGATCCGTTCTATTAGATTGTTCTGTAAAGAAATGAGCGAAGCGATTTTAGAGGGGCGAGAACTCATGCAAGAAGAAATCGTCCATGCGGATGAGAATAGCGAAGAGATAGAGTTCGTGAGCAATGAAGAAAAAGAAGAAATGCTCGCTGAAATCCAAAAAGAAATCACTCAAGGAGCCGAATAA
- a CDS encoding SAM-dependent methyltransferase encodes MVSNTTLQKNLDAFYTHPKIARFCLDLLKDLIAQNLGLDLNAFHFLEPSAGSGNFVDALKELGIADWDALDIAPKAQGIQKKDYLLELIEFDKKRVIVGNPPFGHRGKLALDFLNKSLNEAPIVAFILPNLFKRYSIQKHIDKRAKLVLNADLEKNAFIFNERPYDVKCVFQIYMHKNIALNLKDERIIAPPKIRHNDFITYIHNNTPHTLKYFNKEKYQWDFAVVRQGFYDYNEKITNANLLIKNRQYFFIKAHSKEALRIIHKIDFNKLAHKNTQVLGFSTYDFVEEYCKLKEMHA; translated from the coding sequence ATGGTTAGTAATACTACCTTGCAAAAGAATTTAGACGCTTTTTACACCCACCCCAAAATCGCGCGATTTTGCTTGGATTTACTAAAAGATCTCATCGCTCAAAATCTAGGGCTAGACTTAAACGCATTCCATTTTTTAGAGCCAAGTGCAGGGAGTGGGAACTTTGTTGATGCATTAAAAGAATTAGGGATTGCTGATTGGGACGCCCTTGATATTGCCCCTAAAGCTCAAGGCATTCAAAAAAAAGATTATCTGTTGGAATTGATTGAGTTTGATAAAAAGCGTGTCATTGTTGGCAACCCTCCTTTTGGGCATAGAGGGAAATTGGCTCTAGATTTTTTAAACAAATCTTTAAACGAAGCGCCTATCGTAGCGTTTATTTTGCCCAATTTATTCAAACGCTATTCCATTCAAAAACACATTGATAAGCGTGCAAAATTGGTTTTAAACGCTGATTTGGAGAAAAACGCTTTTATTTTTAATGAACGGCCCTATGACGTGAAATGCGTTTTTCAAATCTATATGCATAAAAATATCGCCCTAAATCTTAAAGACGAACGCATCATTGCACCCCCTAAAATCCGCCATAATGACTTTATTACTTATATTCATAACAACACGCCACACACCCTTAAATATTTCAACAAAGAAAAATACCAATGGGATTTTGCGGTGGTGAGACAAGGCTTTTATGATTACAACGAAAAGATCACCAATGCAAATTTACTGATTAAAAACCGACAATATTTTTTCATCAAAGCCCATTCTAAAGAAGCTTTAAGGATTATCCATAAAATTGATTTTAACAAACTCGCTCATAAAAACACGCAAGTTTTAGGGTTTTCTACTTATGATTTTGTGGAAGAATATTGCAAATTAAAGGAAATGCATGCTTGA
- a CDS encoding type II restriction endonuclease has protein sequence MLEKVFQEITNKRKFFASSSTGEQFENQFRNELKKHFSEINGDLTEKLSHIEEKPNKEIKTAFNQLKKQVLEKNHPDTLKNPFSNLTSHFLYQPFGSQNYPDFLVFIFDYVVGIEIKFSKNDKGEKNLQTSRPMWNSNLPKPNAIYVYGVANADITFFKGSDILSYETREVLLKYFDTLDKDEESLKNALKDLENPFGFAPYIRKAYEHKKEFSNHHQIESFFSPNHILREQNVLEFLKTLTH, from the coding sequence ATGCTTGAAAAAGTGTTCCAAGAAATTACCAATAAAAGAAAGTTTTTTGCAAGTTCTAGCACAGGGGAGCAGTTTGAAAACCAATTTAGGAATGAATTAAAAAAACACTTTAGCGAAATCAATGGCGATTTAACAGAAAAATTAAGCCATATTGAAGAAAAGCCTAATAAAGAAATCAAAACCGCTTTTAACCAACTCAAAAAGCAAGTTTTAGAAAAAAACCACCCAGACACTCTTAAAAACCCTTTTTCAAACCTTACAAGCCATTTTTTGTACCAGCCTTTTGGCTCACAAAATTACCCTGATTTTTTGGTTTTTATTTTTGATTATGTGGTAGGGATTGAAATCAAGTTTTCTAAAAACGATAAGGGTGAAAAAAACCTTCAAACTTCTCGCCCCATGTGGAATTCAAACCTACCTAAACCCAATGCGATTTATGTGTATGGAGTCGCTAATGCAGACATCACTTTTTTTAAAGGCTCAGATATTTTGAGTTATGAAACCAGAGAGGTCCTGCTCAAGTATTTTGATACTTTAGATAAAGATGAAGAGAGTTTGAAAAACGCCTTAAAGGATTTAGAAAACCCTTTTGGGTTTGCCCCCTACATCAGAAAAGCTTATGAGCATAAAAAGGAATTTTCTAACCACCACCAGATTGAAAGCTTCTTTTCGCCTAACCACATTTTAAGAGAACAGAATGTCTTAGAATTTTTGAAAACGCTCACTCATTAG
- a CDS encoding tetratricopeptide repeat protein, giving the protein MSVKKAFFKVLYLGVLCSCGGLMAEQDPKELMLSGITIYTDKNSTRAKKYFEKACGLNDADGCIILREIYSKAITRENARESIEKTLEHTATAKACKLNDAKGCSKTGEAYFFGEGVTQNFKKAFQYYSKACELNEALTCTLVGEFYRDGEGVTKDLKKAFEYSAKACELNDAKGCYALAAFYNEGKGVAKDEKQTTENLEKSCKLGLKEACDILKEQKQ; this is encoded by the coding sequence ATGAGCGTCAAAAAAGCGTTTTTTAAGGTTTTGTATTTGGGGGTGTTGTGTTCATGTGGGGGGTTAATGGCAGAACAAGACCCTAAAGAGCTTATGCTTTCAGGTATAACTATTTACACAGATAAAAATTCCACTAGAGCCAAGAAATATTTTGAAAAAGCTTGCGGATTAAACGACGCTGATGGTTGCATAATCTTAAGAGAGATTTATTCTAAAGCTATAACGAGAGAAAATGCAAGAGAAAGCATTGAAAAAACTCTTGAACACACTGCTACTGCTAAAGCTTGTAAATTAAACGATGCCAAAGGGTGTTCTAAAACAGGAGAGGCTTATTTTTTCGGTGAGGGCGTAACACAAAATTTTAAAAAAGCTTTTCAGTATTACTCTAAAGCTTGCGAGTTAAACGAGGCTCTGACATGCACGCTTGTAGGAGAGTTTTATCGTGATGGTGAAGGCGTAACAAAGGATCTTAAAAAAGCTTTTGAATATTCTGCCAAAGCTTGTGAATTGAACGATGCTAAAGGGTGTTACGCTCTAGCAGCGTTTTATAATGAGGGTAAGGGCGTAGCAAAGGATGAAAAGCAAACGACAGAAAACCTTGAAAAGAGTTGCAAGCTAGGATTAAAAGAAGCATGCGATATTCTCAAAGAACAAAAACAATAA
- a CDS encoding 3'-5' exonuclease — translation MSDSLLHKDIQALIARLKHQDLSLSMLEKSLSRLIYDEINLEYLKACGLNFVETSENLITLKNLKTPLKDEVFSFIDLETTGSCPLKHEILEIGAVQVKGGEIINRFETLVKVKSVPDYIDELTGITYEDTLNAPSAHEALQELRLFLGNSVFVAHNANFDYNFLGRYFVEKLHCPLLNLKLCTLDLSKRAILSMRYSLSFLKELLGFGIEVSHRAYADALASYKLFEICLLNLPSYIKTTMDLIDFSKCANTLIKRPPRARYQEIPSPFSLFERTKGLLNIIKATS, via the coding sequence ATGTCAGACAGTCTCTTGCATAAAGACATTCAAGCCCTAATCGCTCGCTTAAAGCACCAGGATTTAAGCTTAAGCATGCTAGAAAAATCGCTCTCTCGCCTTATTTATGATGAAATCAATTTGGAATATTTAAAAGCGTGTGGGCTTAATTTCGTAGAAACGAGCGAAAATTTAATCACGCTCAAAAACCTTAAAACCCCCCTTAAAGATGAGGTTTTTTCCTTTATTGATTTAGAGACCACCGGCTCTTGCCCCCTAAAACATGAGATTTTAGAAATCGGGGCCGTGCAAGTGAAGGGGGGGGAAATCATCAATCGTTTTGAAACCCTTGTGAAAGTCAAAAGCGTGCCTGATTATATCGATGAGCTTACAGGCATCACTTATGAAGACACCCTAAACGCCCCAAGCGCGCATGAAGCTTTGCAAGAACTGCGGCTTTTTTTAGGCAATAGCGTGTTTGTGGCCCACAACGCTAATTTTGATTACAACTTTTTAGGGCGTTATTTTGTAGAAAAATTGCATTGTCCTTTATTGAATTTAAAGCTTTGCACTCTGGATTTATCCAAACGCGCTATTTTGTCCATGCGTTATTCTTTGAGCTTTTTAAAAGAGCTTTTAGGGTTTGGCATAGAAGTCAGCCACAGAGCCTATGCGGACGCTTTAGCGAGCTATAAACTCTTTGAAATATGCCTGTTAAACTTGCCCAGCTACATCAAAACGACAATGGATTTGATTGATTTTTCCAAATGCGCTAACACCCTAATCAAAAGACCCCCAAGAGCCAGATACCAAGAGATTCCATCGCCGTTTTCTCTTTTTGAGAGGACAAAGGGCTTGTTAAATATCATAAAAGCAACCAGTTAA
- a CDS encoding class 1 fructose-bisphosphatase: MDYKHFKGKHANIVIEIISLLEKGVKKAQEILEKPDAGSYTKLENSSGDTPIKADLALDKFLEENFLSLENIKSVFSEEKETPVTKENGSYLIAYDPLDGSSVMEANFLVGTIIGVYEKDYKAQNLVASLYVVFGHKIELVVALEEVYRYAFYQNKFHFIETIVLENKGKIIASGGNQKDFSLGLKKALEGFFAENYRLRYSGSMVADVHHVLVKKGGVFSYPQKKLRKLFEVFPLALMVEKAKGEAFYFDKGVKKRLLEQSVESYHEKSECYLASPHEAHILEKYLKGE; encoded by the coding sequence ATGGATTACAAACATTTTAAAGGCAAGCATGCAAACATCGTTATAGAAATCATCAGTCTTTTAGAAAAAGGGGTTAAAAAAGCCCAAGAGATTTTAGAAAAACCAGACGCTGGGAGTTACACTAAATTAGAAAACAGCAGTGGGGATACGCCTATTAAAGCGGATTTAGCCCTAGATAAGTTTTTAGAAGAAAATTTTTTGAGTTTAGAAAACATCAAAAGCGTTTTTAGCGAAGAAAAAGAAACGCCTGTTACTAAAGAAAACGGCTCTTATTTGATCGCTTATGACCCACTAGACGGGAGTTCAGTGATGGAGGCGAATTTCTTAGTAGGCACGATTATAGGGGTTTATGAAAAGGATTATAAGGCGCAAAATTTAGTTGCAAGCCTTTATGTGGTTTTTGGGCATAAAATAGAGTTAGTGGTGGCTTTAGAAGAAGTTTATCGTTACGCCTTTTACCAAAACAAGTTTCATTTTATAGAAACCATCGTTTTAGAAAATAAGGGTAAAATCATCGCTAGCGGAGGCAATCAAAAAGATTTTTCTTTGGGCTTAAAAAAGGCTTTAGAAGGGTTTTTTGCAGAAAATTACCGCTTACGATACTCAGGATCTATGGTGGCTGATGTCCATCATGTGTTGGTTAAAAAGGGCGGGGTGTTTTCCTACCCGCAAAAGAAATTGCGAAAGCTTTTTGAAGTTTTTCCTTTAGCCTTGATGGTTGAAAAAGCTAAAGGGGAGGCGTTTTATTTTGATAAGGGGGTTAAAAAGCGTTTGCTAGAACAAAGCGTGGAAAGCTACCATGAAAAAAGCGAATGCTATTTAGCCAGCCCGCATGAAGCTCACATTTTAGAAAAATATTTAAAGGGAGAATGA
- the rpe gene encoding ribulose-phosphate 3-epimerase — MKVAPSLLSADFMHLAKEIESVSNADFLHVDVMDGHYVPNLTMGPVVLEKVTQISKVPLDVHLMVENASFFVGLFAPLNPQIISIHAENEKHPHRVLQLIKNLGITPGIVLNPHTHEESIKYLLESVGLVLLMSVNPGFGGQKFLDLVLEKCLKVKGLIKRYNPSCLLEVDGGVNDKNIFELQQAGVDVVVSGSYIFKSKDRKLAIEGLQNVRQSLA, encoded by the coding sequence TTGAAAGTAGCTCCGAGCCTTTTGAGCGCTGATTTTATGCATTTAGCCAAAGAGATAGAGAGCGTGAGTAACGCTGATTTTTTGCATGTGGATGTGATGGATGGGCATTATGTGCCTAATTTAACGATGGGGCCTGTGGTTTTAGAGAAGGTTACTCAAATAAGCAAAGTGCCTTTAGATGTGCATTTAATGGTAGAAAATGCGAGCTTTTTTGTGGGATTATTCGCTCCTTTAAACCCGCAAATCATTAGCATTCATGCAGAAAATGAAAAACACCCTCACAGGGTGTTGCAACTCATTAAAAATCTAGGCATCACGCCAGGCATTGTTCTAAACCCCCACACGCATGAAGAAAGCATTAAATATTTGCTAGAAAGCGTGGGGCTAGTGCTTTTAATGAGCGTGAATCCGGGCTTTGGTGGGCAGAAGTTTTTAGATCTGGTGCTAGAAAAGTGCTTGAAAGTTAAAGGATTGATCAAACGCTACAACCCTAGCTGTCTTTTAGAAGTGGATGGGGGCGTGAATGATAAAAATATCTTTGAACTCCAACAAGCGGGCGTGGATGTGGTGGTTTCAGGGAGTTATATTTTTAAATCTAAAGATCGTAAGCTGGCTATTGAAGGCTTACAGAATGTCAGACAGTCTCTTGCATAA